One Babesia bovis T2Bo chromosome 4 map unlocalized Chr4_1, whole genome shotgun sequence genomic window carries:
- a CDS encoding Tetratricopeptide repeat family protein, which yields MVCNITTSVSARHFAERLLSEVPLKGSDDSCDKEPCSDDHSSNCGTHGSFPPGFGHDNSAERELFERDISDKYRGCQLLREEGKAAYTSGNYKLASNFYDKILIQLDYTFTDDPEWKAKFREIETSSHMNLGLCRFRLKEYRQAIFHCNRVLSFSENHVKALIRRGLCYMHLSEYSKAAEDFKKVLEIEDDNCTAREQLIAIDKLRQSDAHSERSLYTAMLGVKDDAGHISK from the exons ATGGTTTGTAACATAACTACTAGTGTTTCCGCGAGGCATTTTGCCGAGCGCTTATTATCGGAGGTCCCTCTCAAGGGCTCTGATGATTCTTGCGATAAGGAGCCATGTTCG GATGATCATAGTTCCAACTGTGGCACTCATGGCTCATTCCCTCCTGGTTTTGGTCATGACAACTCTGCT GAACGTGAGCTTTTTGAGCGTGATATTTCAGACAAGTATCGGGGATGCCAGCT GTTACGTGAAGAGGGTAAAGCTGCTTATACTTCTGGCAACTACAAATTGGCATCGAACTTCTACGATAAG ATTTTGATACAACtggattacacatttactGATGACCCTGAGTGGAAAGCGAAATTTCGGGAGATTGAGACAAGTTCGCACATGAATTTGGGTCTTTGTCGATTCCGTTTGAAGGAATATCGCCAGGCTATTTTTCATTGTAATCGG GTATTGTCTTTCAGCGAGAACCACGTAAAGGCTTTAATACGGCGTGGTCTTTGTTATATGCATCTCTCTGAATATTCCAAGGCTGCAGAG GATTTCAAAAAGGTCTTGGAAATTGAAGATGACAATTGCACTGCACGTGAGCAGCTAATTGCCATAGACAAGCTC CGTCAAAGTGATGCCCATAGCGAAAGATCACTATACACCGCCATGCTAGGTGTGAAAGACGATGCTGGTCATATTTCCAAGTAG
- a CDS encoding Ubiquitin family protein, with product MAINVTIKISGGETFVVEVELSMTILELKGKCADRAGATPENQRLIFKGRIVKDEDTLESLKVEDGNTIHLVRSGVKRTSPPPSVSGTQSESCPLSAPTGMPGTSNVTPPTFTPDAFPFPQSGQFNPEMLNQMMQGAGGFGGMPGMGGIPGVDDFNPQTAAALFNNPMIQDMMQQIANNPQLFKDIVSSNPMLQPMVQQNPMLSYMMNNPELLRNMMRPGVLQAGLQLHQSMQQQPQSAGANVGNPLMSAGGYPGFAFPTSMPADTRPPEERYAFQLQTLQEMGFTNRDENISVLNLTNGDISAAISRLLEARGNPSV from the exons atggcTATAAACGTGACTATAAAAATAAGCGGTGGCGAGACATTTGTTGTCGAGGTAGAGTTATCGATGACTATTTTGGAGCTTAAGGGAAAATGTGCCGATCGAGCTGGCGCTACTCCAGAAAACCAGCGTTTGATATTTAAAG GACGCATTGTGAAGGATGAAGACACTTTGGAGTCGCTGAAGGTCGAGGATGGCAACACTATTCACCTGGTTAGAAGTGGAGTTAAGCGCACATCACCTCCACCTTCTGTCTCTGGTACCC AATCTGAATCATGTCCTTTAAGTGCTCCTACGGGAATGCCTGGTACATCCAATGTTACCCCTCCCACGTTTACGCCAGATGCTTTTCCATTTCCTCAGTCTGGGCAATTTAACCCTGAGATGCTCAATCAGATGATGCAGGGTGCAGGTGGTTTTGGTGGAATGCCTGGCATGGGTGGTATACCGGGTGTGGATGACTTTAATCCTCAGACTGCTGCTGCTTTATTCAATAACCCAATGATTCAAGACATGATGCAGCAGATTGCGAACAACCCTCAGTTGTTTAAGGACATTGTCAGCAGCAATCCTATGTTGCAGCCTATGGTTCAGCAGAATCCTATGTTATCTTATATGATGAACAACCCTGAGCTTTTGCGCAATATGATGCGTCCAGGGGTTCTTCAGGCAGGTTTGCAGTTACATCAAAGTATGCAGCAGCAACCACAATCTGCTGGTGCGAATGTTGGAAACCCATTGATGTCCGCTGGTGGTTATCCTGGGTTTGCATTTCCTACTTCGATGCCTGCGGACACTCGTCCACCTGAGGAGCGTTATGCATTTCAGCTTCAGACATTGCAGGAGATGGGATTTACAAATCGTGATGAGAATATCAGCGTATTGAATTTAACAAATGGCGACATTTCTGCAGCTATCAGTCGTCTATTAGAGGCTCGTGGCAACCCATCAGTTTGA